The following coding sequences are from one uncultured Tateyamaria sp. window:
- a CDS encoding molybdopterin oxidoreductase family protein, which translates to MPKDQPDINLSPKVSDEVRKTTCYMCACRCGINVHLKDGKVAYIEGNRDHPVNQGVLCAKGSAGIMQVNAPSRLRKPLKRVGDRGSGEFQEIEWDEALQIATDWLAPIRKDDPSKLAFFTGRDQSQSFTSFFAQNFGTPNYAAHGGFCSVNMAAAGIYTMGGAFWEFGQPDWDHTKLFMLFGVAEDHDSNPIKMGIGKIKARGARVIGVNPIRTGYNAVADDWVGITPGTDGLFILSMVHCLMKAGKIDVNYLAQYTNAPCLVNGDEKSPEFGLLLRDDNGKELVMDRATGKLTPFDQKGVKPDLAATYRHGGFSHRTVMQHMAERYLSDDYAPEAVADRVGISAKRIRTLAAEIARVAFDEAFELDHEWTDFRGETHKTMQGRPVSFHSMRGISAHANGFQTCRALHVLQILLGSVEVPGGFRFKPPYPKPATAHPKPHCNTTPDCPLDGPHLGFVHGPDDLALKDDGTPARIDKAFTWENPMSAHGLMHMVISNAHAGDPYKIDTLFMYMANMSWNSSMNTRGVIDMLTDKDENGDYVIPRIIYSDAYSSEMVAYADLILPDTTYLERHDCISLLDRPICEADAAADAIRWPVIEPDRDVRGFQSVLCDLGAKLGLPGFTNEDGSQKYADYADYIVNHERKPGIGPLAGFRGNGDQVGRGDVNPDQLDRYIENGGFFVEHIPEGANYYKPWNAAYQDWAVGMGLYDSPQPYLFSLYVEPMRRFQLAAEGHGRRQPPDHLRDRIKATMDPLPIWYDPAPDNKVDDFPITALTQRPMAMYHSWGSQNAWLRQLHGHNPLYLPTRLMREKNLADGDWARVTSPHGEITVPVLEMAALNENTVWTWNAIGKRKGAWALDENAPEATRGFLLNHLIHELLPPKGDGLRWANSDPITGQAAWFDLKVRLEKADAPAESQPAMTPIKSPVGKGPKQLSWKVGK; encoded by the coding sequence GTCAACGCCCCATCCCGCCTGCGCAAACCGCTCAAACGCGTGGGCGACCGCGGGTCGGGCGAGTTTCAGGAAATCGAATGGGACGAGGCCCTGCAGATCGCCACCGACTGGCTGGCGCCCATCCGCAAGGACGACCCTTCGAAACTCGCCTTCTTCACGGGCCGCGACCAATCGCAGTCATTCACCAGCTTCTTCGCCCAGAACTTCGGCACCCCCAACTACGCAGCCCATGGCGGCTTCTGCTCGGTCAACATGGCGGCGGCGGGCATCTATACGATGGGCGGCGCGTTCTGGGAATTCGGCCAGCCCGATTGGGACCACACCAAGCTGTTCATGCTGTTCGGCGTGGCCGAAGACCACGACAGCAACCCGATCAAGATGGGCATCGGCAAGATCAAGGCGCGCGGCGCTCGCGTCATCGGCGTGAACCCGATCCGCACCGGCTATAACGCCGTGGCCGATGATTGGGTCGGCATCACGCCCGGCACCGACGGGCTCTTTATCCTGTCGATGGTCCACTGCCTGATGAAGGCGGGCAAGATCGACGTGAATTACCTCGCCCAATACACCAACGCCCCCTGCCTGGTGAACGGCGATGAAAAGTCCCCCGAATTCGGCCTCTTGCTACGCGATGACAATGGCAAGGAGCTGGTGATGGACCGCGCCACGGGCAAGCTGACGCCCTTTGACCAAAAAGGCGTCAAACCGGACCTCGCGGCCACCTACCGTCACGGCGGGTTCAGCCATCGCACCGTCATGCAACACATGGCGGAACGCTATCTCAGCGACGACTATGCGCCCGAGGCCGTGGCCGACCGCGTCGGCATCTCGGCCAAACGCATCCGTACACTGGCCGCCGAAATCGCTCGCGTCGCCTTTGACGAGGCGTTCGAGCTGGACCACGAATGGACCGACTTCCGGGGCGAGACGCACAAGACAATGCAGGGTCGCCCGGTCTCCTTCCACTCCATGCGCGGGATCAGCGCCCACGCCAACGGCTTCCAGACCTGCCGCGCCCTGCACGTCCTGCAAATCCTGCTGGGCAGCGTCGAGGTGCCCGGCGGTTTCCGCTTCAAGCCGCCCTACCCGAAACCGGCCACGGCGCACCCCAAACCGCATTGCAACACGACACCGGACTGCCCGCTTGACGGCCCGCATCTCGGCTTTGTGCACGGCCCCGACGATCTGGCGCTGAAAGACGATGGCACCCCCGCCCGCATCGACAAGGCGTTCACATGGGAAAACCCCATGTCGGCGCACGGCCTGATGCACATGGTGATCTCGAACGCGCATGCGGGCGATCCCTACAAGATCGATACGCTGTTCATGTACATGGCCAACATGTCGTGGAACTCGTCCATGAACACGCGCGGCGTGATCGACATGCTCACGGACAAGGATGAAAACGGCGACTATGTCATCCCGCGCATCATCTATTCGGATGCGTATAGTTCGGAAATGGTCGCCTATGCCGACCTGATCCTGCCCGACACGACCTATCTGGAACGGCACGACTGCATCTCCCTGCTCGACCGGCCCATTTGCGAGGCGGACGCCGCCGCGGACGCCATCCGCTGGCCGGTCATAGAACCTGACCGTGACGTGCGCGGCTTCCAGTCGGTGCTCTGCGACCTCGGGGCAAAACTGGGCCTGCCCGGCTTCACCAACGAAGACGGCAGCCAGAAATACGCCGACTACGCCGATTACATCGTCAACCACGAACGCAAACCCGGCATCGGCCCGCTCGCAGGCTTCCGGGGCAATGGCGATCAGGTCGGGCGCGGCGACGTGAACCCGGACCAACTCGACAGATACATCGAAAACGGCGGCTTCTTTGTCGAACACATCCCCGAGGGCGCCAACTACTACAAACCGTGGAATGCGGCCTATCAGGACTGGGCCGTGGGCATGGGCCTCTACGACAGCCCGCAACCCTACCTGTTCTCGCTCTACGTCGAACCCATGCGCCGCTTCCAACTGGCCGCCGAAGGTCACGGGCGTCGCCAGCCCCCCGACCACCTGCGCGACCGGATCAAGGCCACGATGGACCCGCTGCCCATCTGGTACGACCCCGCGCCCGACAACAAGGTGGACGATTTCCCCATCACCGCGCTCACCCAGCGTCCCATGGCAATGTACCATTCCTGGGGGTCGCAGAACGCGTGGCTGCGGCAACTGCACGGGCACAACCCGCTTTACCTGCCGACCAGGCTGATGCGCGAAAAAAACCTCGCCGACGGCGACTGGGCACGCGTCACCTCGCCCCACGGCGAGATCACCGTGCCGGTCCTGGAAATGGCCGCGCTCAACGAAAACACGGTCTGGACCTGGAACGCGATCGGCAAGCGCAAAGGGGCCTGGGCGCTCGATGAAAACGCCCCCGAGGCCACCAGGGGCTTCCTGCTCAACCACCTGATCCACGAACTGCTCCCGCCCAAGGGCGACGGACTCCGCTGGGCCAACTCCGACCCGATCACGGGGCAGGCGGCCTGGTTCGACCTCAAGGTGCGCCTCGAAAAGGCCGACGCGCCCGCCGAATCCCAACCGGCAATGACGCCAATCAAATCCCCCGTTGGCAAAGGGCCCAAGCAACTCTCGTGGAAGGTGGGCAAATGA
- a CDS encoding 4Fe-4S dicluster domain-containing protein: MTTLPPSTERKLGLVIDLDTCVGCHACVISCKGWNTENYGAPLSDTDAYGSDPSGTFLNRVHSYEVQPQQGDAQLIHFPKSCLHCEDAPCVTVCPTGASYKRVEDGIVLVNESDCIGCGLCAWACPYGAREMDAVEKVMKKCTLCVDRIYNENLPEEDREPACVRTCPAGARHFGDFADPESKVSKLTAERGGMDLMPEQGTKPVNKYLPPRPKDTLSDGAGDIDILAPYLEPVAQEAKGFLGWLDKTLEKL, translated from the coding sequence ATGACAACTCTTCCCCCATCGACCGAACGCAAGCTCGGCCTCGTCATCGACCTCGACACCTGCGTGGGCTGCCACGCCTGCGTGATCTCGTGCAAGGGCTGGAACACAGAAAACTACGGCGCGCCGCTGTCTGACACGGATGCGTATGGCAGCGATCCGTCCGGCACCTTCCTCAACCGCGTGCACAGCTACGAAGTGCAGCCGCAGCAGGGCGACGCACAACTCATCCACTTCCCCAAATCCTGCCTGCATTGCGAGGACGCGCCCTGCGTCACCGTCTGCCCGACGGGTGCCAGCTACAAGCGGGTCGAAGACGGCATCGTGCTGGTCAACGAAAGCGATTGCATCGGCTGCGGCCTGTGCGCCTGGGCCTGCCCCTATGGCGCACGCGAAATGGACGCCGTCGAAAAGGTGATGAAGAAATGCACCCTCTGCGTGGACCGCATCTACAACGAAAACCTGCCCGAGGAAGACCGCGAACCGGCCTGTGTCCGGACCTGCCCCGCAGGCGCCCGGCACTTCGGTGACTTCGCGGATCCCGAAAGCAAAGTGTCCAAACTGACCGCGGAACGCGGCGGCATGGACCTGATGCCCGAACAGGGCACCAAACCGGTGAACAAGTACCTGCCACCCCGCCCCAAGGACACGCTGTCCGACGGAGCAGGCGACATCGACATCCTCGCCCCCTACCTCGAACCCGTCGCACAGGAAGCCAAGGGCTTCCTCGGCTGGCTCGACAAGACGTTGGAGAAACTCTGA
- a CDS encoding DmsC/YnfH family molybdoenzyme membrane anchor subunit — translation MHPAPSVIFFTVFSGIGFGLLTFLGLGYPAVTGWTAFAFFTIAYLCAVGGLISSTFHLGHPERAMKAFTQWRSSWLSREGWCAVAALIAMALYGMGLVFFGQRWGLLGVIGAVFSLLTVFTTSMIYTQLKTIPRWNSPATPAMFLSYSLAGGALLAGQVTWAVALLLVAGVIQIVLWLQGDGALANSGSTLATATGLGTKGSVRAFEPPHTGTNYLLKEFAYVVGRKHSLKLRILSLVLMVGLPVLLLAAPFAHWVAALAVISHVAGALAARWLFFAEAEHVVGLYYGKR, via the coding sequence ATGCATCCGGCCCCTTCCGTCATCTTCTTCACCGTCTTCTCCGGCATCGGCTTTGGCCTCCTGACCTTCCTCGGCCTCGGCTACCCGGCGGTCACCGGCTGGACCGCCTTCGCCTTCTTCACCATCGCGTACCTGTGCGCGGTGGGCGGTCTGATCTCGTCCACCTTCCACCTGGGCCACCCCGAACGCGCGATGAAGGCGTTCACGCAATGGCGCTCGTCGTGGCTCAGCCGCGAAGGCTGGTGCGCAGTCGCCGCACTCATCGCCATGGCGCTCTATGGCATGGGCCTCGTTTTTTTCGGTCAGCGTTGGGGCCTGCTGGGTGTCATCGGCGCAGTCTTCTCGCTGCTGACGGTCTTCACCACCTCGATGATCTACACCCAGCTCAAGACCATCCCCCGCTGGAACTCCCCCGCCACGCCGGCCATGTTCCTCAGCTACAGCCTTGCGGGCGGTGCATTGCTGGCCGGGCAGGTGACATGGGCCGTGGCGCTCCTGCTGGTCGCGGGGGTCATCCAGATCGTCTTGTGGCTGCAAGGCGACGGTGCGCTGGCCAATTCCGGCTCCACCCTCGCCACCGCGACCGGGCTTGGCACGAAGGGCAGCGTGCGCGCGTTCGAACCGCCCCATACCGGCACCAACTACCTGCTCAAGGAATTTGCCTACGTGGTCGGACGCAAACACAGCCTCAAGCTGCGCATCCTCTCGCTTGTGCTGATGGTCGGCCTGCCGGTCCTGTTGCTGGCGGCGCCCTTCGCGCACTGGGTGGCGGCCCTCGCCGTGATCAGCCACGTGGCGGGCGCACTCGCCGCGCGCTGGCTCTTTTTTGCAGAAGCCGAACACGTGGTCGGCCTCTACTACGGCAAACGCTAA
- the dapA gene encoding 4-hydroxy-tetrahydrodipicolinate synthase, with the protein MFKGSMPALVTPFRNGALDLETLKKLVEWHIGEGSHGLVPVGTTGESPTLSHEEHETVIETVVKAAAGRVPVIAGAGSNNTVEAIRFVECAAKFGADAALVVTPYYNKPTQRGLIAHYTALHDCADIPIIIYNIPGRSVIDMTPDTMGALAKLPRIVGVKDATGDLARVCDQRMTCGADFIQLSGEDATAHGFNAQGGVGCISVTANVAPKLLSQMQEACLAGDYATALDIQDTLMPLHKAIFTEPGLVGAKYAMSRLGLCSDEVRLPLTGLADETKAKVDAALEHAGLM; encoded by the coding sequence ATGTTCAAAGGTTCTATGCCTGCCCTCGTCACGCCGTTTCGTAACGGCGCTTTGGATCTGGAAACCCTCAAGAAGCTGGTGGAGTGGCATATCGGCGAGGGATCGCACGGCCTTGTGCCCGTCGGGACCACCGGAGAAAGCCCGACGCTGAGCCATGAAGAGCATGAGACGGTGATCGAGACGGTGGTGAAAGCGGCCGCCGGTCGGGTGCCCGTCATTGCCGGTGCGGGGTCCAACAACACGGTCGAGGCCATCCGCTTTGTCGAATGCGCGGCGAAGTTTGGTGCGGACGCGGCCCTTGTGGTCACGCCCTATTACAACAAGCCGACGCAGCGAGGCCTGATCGCGCATTACACGGCGCTGCATGATTGCGCGGATATTCCGATCATCATCTACAACATTCCCGGCCGGTCGGTCATCGACATGACACCCGACACCATGGGCGCGTTGGCCAAACTGCCCCGTATTGTGGGTGTGAAGGATGCCACCGGCGACCTGGCGCGCGTGTGTGATCAGCGCATGACCTGCGGTGCGGATTTTATCCAGCTGTCGGGCGAGGATGCGACCGCGCATGGCTTTAACGCGCAGGGCGGGGTTGGCTGTATCTCGGTCACGGCCAATGTGGCGCCCAAGCTGCTGAGCCAGATGCAGGAGGCCTGTTTGGCTGGGGATTATGCCACGGCGCTGGACATTCAGGACACGCTGATGCCGCTGCACAAGGCGATCTTTACCGAGCCGGGGCTGGTGGGCGCGAAATATGCCATGTCGCGTCTGGGGCTGTGTTCAGACGAGGTGCGGCTGCCGCTGACCGGGTTGGCGGACGAGACCAAGGCCAAGGTTGATGCGGCGTTGGAGCACGCCGGGCTGATGTGA
- a CDS encoding lytic transglycosylase domain-containing protein, which produces MQEMSRIALAFALLFVSAVAALAERPRPLGWAMEALRAGNWDSAAQIAARDGDVAADIVEWQRLRASRGTYAEVVAFLDRRPDWPGEALLRQRSEKAVVDAGDTAILSFFEDTGPQTPEGILAHAAALTRADRTGEADANLVLAWRTLPMDETAQARFLAAHETLLKPHHAARLDALLWSGDITSARRMFDLVDKGPLALAQARIALRALSNTVDALIKAVPEALQDDPGLAHARFEWRIRKGRWDDAKALLLDRSRSVEALGRPEAWANRRRALARDEMRDGDAANAYQLAARHFLTEGSAYADLEWLSGYIALRKLRDPEVALGHFQNHRDATRSPISRGRAGYWIGRTHDAMGNADAARAAYAEGAQYQTAFYGLLAAERGNLAIDPLLDGSESFPAPDAPLARNDLFEAGLLLQASGELNLAERFWTHLAETLDRDAAGRLGQVAIAAGQPHLAVMIGKRVARRGVTLHAPYYPLHPLADSDLPMAPEMSLAIARRESEFDPVVQSGVGARGLMQIMPGTGRDVARDLGLSDDHTTARLISDPVYNAKLGATFLSQLAGRFDGNVILMSAAYNAGPSRPDQWMLRFGDPRRGTDDFDVIDWIEHIPFRETRNYVMRVTESLPIYRARLGQDPLPVPFSAELTGSTLLPFAPQGE; this is translated from the coding sequence ATGCAAGAGATGAGCCGGATTGCCCTCGCCTTTGCCTTGCTTTTTGTATCCGCTGTGGCGGCGCTGGCCGAACGGCCCCGCCCCCTTGGTTGGGCGATGGAGGCACTGCGCGCAGGCAACTGGGACAGTGCCGCACAGATCGCCGCACGCGACGGCGATGTGGCTGCCGACATCGTCGAATGGCAGCGCCTGCGTGCCAGCCGCGGCACCTATGCCGAGGTGGTCGCCTTCCTTGATCGCCGCCCCGACTGGCCGGGCGAGGCACTGTTGCGCCAGCGGTCGGAAAAGGCGGTGGTCGACGCAGGCGATACCGCCATCCTGTCCTTCTTCGAAGACACGGGTCCCCAAACACCCGAAGGCATCCTTGCCCACGCCGCCGCCCTCACCCGCGCCGACCGCACCGGAGAGGCGGACGCCAACCTGGTTCTGGCCTGGCGCACACTGCCCATGGATGAAACGGCTCAGGCCCGCTTTCTCGCCGCCCACGAGACGCTCCTGAAACCCCACCACGCCGCGCGCCTCGACGCCCTTTTGTGGTCCGGCGACATCACCAGCGCCCGGCGCATGTTCGATCTGGTCGACAAGGGGCCATTGGCACTGGCCCAGGCCCGCATCGCCCTGCGCGCCCTGTCCAACACCGTGGACGCCCTGATCAAAGCGGTGCCCGAAGCGCTGCAGGACGACCCCGGCCTTGCCCATGCCCGCTTTGAATGGCGCATCCGCAAGGGGCGTTGGGACGACGCCAAGGCCCTGCTACTGGACCGCTCCCGTTCGGTCGAGGCATTGGGCCGACCCGAGGCATGGGCCAATCGCCGCCGCGCCCTTGCCCGCGATGAAATGCGCGATGGCGACGCCGCGAACGCCTATCAACTGGCCGCCCGGCACTTCCTGACCGAAGGGTCCGCCTATGCCGACCTCGAATGGCTGTCGGGCTACATCGCCCTGCGCAAGCTTCGGGACCCCGAGGTTGCGCTCGGCCACTTCCAGAACCACCGCGACGCCACCCGCTCCCCGATCTCGCGCGGGCGCGCCGGATACTGGATCGGCCGCACACACGACGCCATGGGCAACGCCGATGCCGCCCGCGCCGCCTATGCCGAGGGGGCGCAATATCAAACCGCGTTCTACGGCCTTCTCGCCGCAGAACGCGGCAACCTTGCCATCGACCCGCTCCTCGACGGGTCCGAATCCTTCCCCGCACCCGATGCGCCACTCGCCCGCAACGACCTGTTCGAAGCGGGCCTGCTCCTCCAGGCCTCCGGCGAACTGAACCTGGCGGAACGCTTCTGGACCCACCTCGCCGAAACGCTTGACCGCGATGCAGCGGGCCGCCTGGGCCAGGTCGCCATTGCCGCCGGGCAACCGCACCTCGCCGTGATGATCGGCAAGCGTGTCGCACGGCGCGGCGTCACGCTCCACGCCCCCTACTACCCGCTGCACCCGCTGGCTGACTCAGACCTGCCGATGGCACCCGAAATGTCCCTTGCCATCGCCCGCCGCGAAAGCGAATTCGACCCCGTTGTCCAATCGGGTGTCGGCGCGCGCGGCCTCATGCAGATCATGCCCGGCACGGGCCGCGACGTGGCCCGCGACCTCGGTCTGTCCGATGACCACACAACCGCGCGCCTGATCTCCGATCCGGTCTACAACGCCAAACTGGGGGCCACGTTCCTCAGCCAGCTTGCGGGCCGTTTCGACGGCAACGTGATCCTGATGTCGGCGGCCTATAACGCAGGGCCCAGCCGCCCCGACCAATGGATGCTGCGCTTTGGCGATCCGCGCCGGGGCACGGATGATTTCGACGTCATCGACTGGATCGAACACATCCCCTTCCGCGAAACCCGCAACTACGTGATGCGCGTCACCGAAAGCCTGCCGATCTACCGCGCCCGTCTGGGGCAGGACCCGCTGCCGGTCCCCTTCAGCGCGGAACTCACCGGCTCAACCCTGTTGCCGTTCGCGCCACAGGGTGAATAG